Below is a genomic region from Halictus rubicundus isolate RS-2024b chromosome 11, iyHalRubi1_principal, whole genome shotgun sequence.
TAAGGTGTTATCAATAACAAGATAAAAATTATACTGGGTGTTTTACCTGGTTTAAAcactttcctttcctttctttatgatatgaaaaaatattagaagaaaacATGATTTTGTTTCAGGAATCAAACACTGCAATGgctaaaaaattcatttcaatgtttttgtaattttgagtataaaaaatttaaacaaaatttagagTAAGCATAAGTAGTAAATTATGATGTAAATCAATCAATATCAATATCAACACAATTAGTTCTATTCAGAAAAACTTTGATGATGAAAATCTTAGGAAGTGTAACCTTCAAATaactttttgatccttcgaatCAAATCATGTCTTCTTCTGATATATTTTTGTATCGTCTAAAATAAGAGAGATATCTAAGATTCTCAAGTTAGATGAGACATCCTGTACAAAAGGAAATAGCTATAATTTTTTACTAATGTGTTTTTAACATACAGATCGAAGTACATGGAAGAAATTATGGTCATGAAAACGGTACAGAAATGTGTATGTATACAGGAATATTATTGTCTTGGAAAACTACCACCAGTGAATTAGCCACTCCTAATACTATGAGATTACCACTTCTATTATGTCGAGGTACACAAAGAACTATGCTTGCTGTTCATACTTTGTTAAGTCACATGTTTGATTGTGTGATTATTGAGCTCTCCGCTCAGGAGGATGATTTAATGTGGCTAATTCCAATTATAATTACTCCAACTAATAAAGAAGAGCATTCAAAACACAAAGGTGAAATTCGTATGGAATATAGAATTCCAGGATTACCTGATACAAATATGATACTGATGAAGTTTCAAATCTCAGATTTAGTAAAAATGTTAAGAAcgtacgtttatttatttaaaaagatgTTTATAATacttataatattataaatttatgtactatatacatatgttatatatcATTGTTTTCAGGATTATGAAAGATCAAACTGATACATCAAATGTTGAAATTTCCTTTAATTTGGAACACATAAAAAAATTTCGTGCTCTTTTATACGAACAAATATTACAAACTGCTTCCTTACAGTTAGGATTATGTATATTATGCAAAATCAGTTTACCTTCATTTTCAATCAGAGGaaataaagtaaataattaTACTATTGATGACAAGACACATGCTAACAATCATTTTTTGTTTCTAAAATAATCTTTGTCATTTTCAGATGAAACTGATGAACACGGAAACTATGAATCGTGTTTTgttatatttaaatgaaaaatccgTCGATATCCTTCATACATTAACTTCAGAGGtacggatatatatatatacaattaactatatttgttttttaatatattatactGTACTTCTAAATAAGAAGCTCGTTcatccaaataaaaaatatttgtttttaggAATTTTAGTCTGCAATGTCCATCTGTGTCTAAAAAGTAaagcataatttatttatttgattatGAAAGTGACTATGAAAgtcttattttaataaaaaaaatagacATACTTGCGTTTCCACTTCCTCCTTTCTCTTTTTGGCTTTACTGCTAAGAATATAATATTTGAAATCTATATACCCATCGGGTTTTTCATCAAGAGGTGCTGGTATAAAGATACCGAGTACTTCAGTCAACATAAAAGGTTTCAACCATGTTACAAGTGGAGTACGACCTTTCGTATATTGTCCATCGCGATGATAGAATAGTAAACCATCCAAAGGGGGCAAGTTGGGTAGAGTTGCTAATTCTGAACTTATATTTAAGCTACAACTAATATTTGGTAGAGACAATATTGGAAATGTATTCATGGGCATATTTCTTTCTTGTAGTTCttttatttcttgtaattgtgattttaaccagaaaaatctgAATTCAgtctgaaataaaaaattctttataaatgactggtggatcacaataaattttaaaatataagtAATTATAGAAAATAAGAAATCTTACATCACAGTTTACAAGTGACTGATTGCACCATGCGAGCACATCCAAGACATAATATACTTTTTGTTGTTTTATCCAAATGCAATCGATGATAGTACAATTACCTCTGTGACCCGAAGGATTACCACCTGGAAGTgctgaataaaattttccaagtcGGTTACCTCGTTTATTATATGCCTTCGTTATACCCTACAAATAATATACAAAGTGTAGCACTAAATATGGAAAtgacattttaattttaacattCTTTTAAACATACTTTACATGCAACTACTAAAGTTCTTTTCCCTTCTGGACAAGGCACTATGATCCACTTTTCTACAAAATCTTGAGGTACATCTAACATCCATTCAGACATCATTAATTGATTTGCGTAACATTTATGTCGTTTGAATGAATAATTTCTCTTTTTGTAACTTTCGTCAATTTCCATATCCTCGTCAAGCTCTTCTTCGGAATTGAAAGCTTCCTCCAATATTCCACGTCCAGCATTAAATGCACTGTCTCTACATCTAAAcattattgttataattatgaAATGTAATAATGaataaacataaaaattgtatgcataCCTCTTTTGAAATTGCAACAAACGCTGGCGTCTTAATTCTTGAGGAGTGtcaatattttgtatatttagGTTATAATTATCTCTTTTAATCggctttttataaaatatagcgCGTTGATtaccattttctttttcatttagtCTTCTTAAATTATCTTTCACTTCAGTTGCCATAGTtgtctaatatttattatgtgaCACTGGATTGTGTATAGaaataatgaattaaaattttagaaataggAATTTAATTTTCCTTCGAAGAGTGACAGATGTGTACGAACCTtttcacaatattttaaaaatagatttatgTGATttatgtataaaatgaaaattattcatatacattttattcgtttaaataattccCATTTAGTTTCGCGTAAAAACGTATTTACGCTGACATACTACGATTCGCATACTACGATCTGTTACAgtgatttttttatatgtactaTGAATGTGGGACTTTACAATTGTGAATGACTACGTATTTATAGGTATTGAAATACAATCAACTACCAACAAAATCTTTCTACGTCATATGATTGGCAACATCAACAAACGAGTTTGTGTTGTTGCGCAATCACATGAACATAGGTACGATAGTGCAATCGACAGTATTGTCAATAGAGACAAGAGTGAAATTTGAAACATTAAATATatggttttaatatttttttttaaagaggtATCGTTTACATGAAAGTTAGAAAGAAAGCTCCTACAGAAGAACtaaataaaatatcaattaacgAAAGAAACTGGAAAATCTAGAAATAAACATAAAATCTTTAAAAAGGTCCTGTCCAGTTTCATTTGATTAGGATTAAAGTCCTGAACAGTCCTGGACCATCTGAAACAAGAAATTACAAACCTTGTATGAAGTACCTATTGACTAACTGATGCTTAGAAAGAACTGATGTCCAGTCATGGTCAATTATGGTTCATGGTTCCTGTTGGTTCCAGTAGATACTCGTCAGTTTTCGTAAGTTTACAATAAAAGTAACTAAAAGAAATACTTAAAGGAACCATAATCTGTCTACTTGTATTCTATACCATTCTATACGACGATACGTCAAAGTGAACGTCATTATACGAGACTTATCACACTTTTACATATGATAAGGAACAATATTAACAAATTGTCTAATTATGTTAAAATATTGGTTTCTCTGCGAACTAATTATCCAAGTAAGAAGAAATAGATTCTaagataaaatttttaataaaattgtcgTGTGGCAGAAAGCTTTTGTATATGATAAGACACGTACTTATAAACTTTTCGATCGTTTGACAAAGAAGATTTTAATCGAAGACGATAATGGATGACCAGCAATTAAATAATTTGATTAAATGGTTAGACACATTTGATATTGAAGCACCTCACTCATCAGCTGAGGATATAAGCGATGGTGTTGCCTTAGCAGATGCTTTGGCTCAAATTGCTCCAGAATGGTTTACAGCTGTTTGGAGAGCAAAAATTAAAAGCGATGTCAGTTCTAATTGGCGTCTTAAAGTCAGTAATCTTAAAAAGATAATTGAAGCAGTAATAGAGTACTATATAGAATGTTTAAATCAACAGTTATCTGGTTACGTGAAACCCGATGCGACTAGAATCGGTGAACACTGTGACAAACATGAATTACACCGGTTATTACAATTAATTCTTGGATGTGCTGTTAACTGTAATCAGAAACAGCAATATATAACAAGGATTATGGGTATGGAAGAAACTGTTCAACAAGCTATTATGCAAAGTATTCAAGAATTGGAAAGTAATATGAATGGACCAAGATTAAGTTTAGGCACCAGCCTTAATTTTGAATCTTTGGACGTAGCCGATGGTATTCAGCAAAGATTAATAGCCGAGCTTCAATTAACTGCTGATATGAAAGAACAACTAGCGCAAAGATGTCATGAACTCGATCAACAGTTGTCACTTCTGCAAGAAGAAAAAGCAGCATTGGTTGCAGAAAATAAGAAACTTCAAGAGCGATTGGATGAATTTGAAAATCCAGAAGAAAGTGGttcaattataaaatattctgGCCTTAGGAAACAGGTGGAAGCTCTGAAAGATGAATTATTTAAGGTAGAAACTTCTAGAGATGATTATAGATTAAAGGTAGAACTATTAGAGAAGGAAGTATTCGAATTACAATCTAAGCAAGAAGATTTACAAAAAGCAGCAGACGAGGCTAATCACTTAAAAGACGAGATAGATGCATTAAAAGAGACTGCAGACAAGGTGTCCAAGTATGAACTTACGATCGAGTCgtacaaaaagaaaatggaaGATTTTAGCGATTTAAGAAGGCAAGTTAAGATATTAGAAGAtaaaaatttggaatatttGCAATCTAAAATAGATTACGAAGAAGAATCAAAACGAACCAATATGTTACGTAATCACTTGGAAGTTTGCAAGCAACAACTTGCTGAAGTTCATCATAAATTAGATGAGCAAATTAATAAGTGTGATAAGCTTGAATTTGAAGGGAAGAAAATGGAAGCAAAATTAAGTACTTTacaaagagaaagagataggTTGATTGTCGAACGAGATGCTTTAAAAGAAACGAATGAGGAATTGAAATGTACACAGTTACAAGCTGCAGAAAACATGATGAAACCCAGCACTGATAGTACTGTTGCAAATGCAGAAATGATTCCGCTTGAAATTAAGGAGAAATTATTGTGTTTacaacatgaaaataaaatgttgaaaCTCAAGCAAAAGGGAAGCGAAGATAAATTACCTACGGTTCAGGCACTGATAGAAGATTCAGAAGAAAGACTCAAAAAATTCAGAGATCAAAATCGTAAGGCTAATCAAAGAATACTTGAActagaaaataaattagaagAGGCATTGGGAAATCAGACAAGCGGATCGAATAAAATTGATAGCACCAATTTGGCGCAAAAAGTAACACAGCTGCAATGCGAGTTAAGAAAAGCACATGCCGAAAAGGAACGTTTGATTCTTCAAATTGAAGAAAGAGATAATACATTGCAAATTCAAAGGCAAAAGGTGTTTGCGTTATACGAAACGATATCGCGTAAAGAATACGATATTGCAGCCCTTGAGAAACGTTATAAAAAACATGTTGAAAAAGCAAAAAGCGTTATAAAGTGTTTTGATCCTAAACAAAGTAGCTCGTCTCCTAATGTAGTAGCTGTATTAAGGAATCAAATTTTAGAACAACGGAAAATTATGGAAGAAATGGAGCGATCTTTGAAAGAAtccaaattaattaaagaaatgGAAGAGAAACTAATGACATCTGCTGTTTATCGTTTAACCCTCACTTTACATAGAGAAGCAATAGATCAGCGATTTGCAGCCTTGCAACCTCAGGGACAATCATTTTTAGCGAGACAAAGGCAACCATCCGCAAGGCATAATTTGCCTTATAATTCAAAGTAAATGAAACTTTTTTTCAAAATCTAGACTTTGTTTTTGCAATCTATGAACTTAACTACTTTATGATTTCCTATTTATGTAAGATTAACTTTTTATTGTATAACTACAAAATTATATTAACATAATATTGACACAACACGCGTGCAATTGTATATACATATCCTATATGTACATTATTCTTTTTGTGCTTCTGTGGGATAATAATTGTGTATAGAGatcgtatgaatttcaaaatatgaaaatatgttgTATTATGTTTCTATTTATATACTAGTAAAgtgaattataatattaatgtgTCTTCTAATATTTATACCACATTCAACGTAATATTTATACTATTGCACAGGCACATTGGAAAAGTTTaaaggttttaaaatgaaaaaggTTTAATAAGAAGACTGCCAATATAATGAAATATAAGAATGCTATTctaagaaaaatgtaaaagtattaaaaacaaGTCAACATGATTCAACAAATTTGATATTTGGGATATTTGTGGAAAATaactttatttataaattttatttatatagaaaataatataaaagtttGTAAACATATagagtaaaataaataaataaatatacgtATGTACacgaaatttgtatttattatttagaTTTTTTATCTTGCACATGTACAATTAATATCCGTTTTCAGAAGATAATTCACACGGCGCAAAAATATATATGATACACCTTCTTTTTGTAAGAATATAACAAGACTTACAAATtcgtaatatttatatttatacatatcttAACAGTTTTGTGAAATTTAGCAGACTTGAAAAAATCTgctatatgaaaatatttttaaggtATGTACATATT
It encodes:
- the LOC143358981 gene encoding uncharacterized protein LOC143358981, producing the protein MESSQQNILPTSSRTINSPWKTRTRGKQRFSLNVNVTPVDEEEPVQELSELLHQTWNIYGVSTLFNFHQDEVHLKQYSKRLREEVAATLTQEDVAYQAKMFVMDHVTTRPSPMDPVPIKIEVHGRNYGHENGTEMCMYTGILLSWKTTTSELATPNTMRLPLLLCRGTQRTMLAVHTLLSHMFDCVIIELSAQEDDLMWLIPIIITPTNKEEHSKHKGEIRMEYRIPGLPDTNMILMKFQISDLVKMLRTIMKDQTDTSNVEISFNLEHIKKFRALLYEQILQTASLQLGLCILCKISLPSFSIRGNKMKLMNTETMNRVLLYLNEKSVDILHTLTSEEF
- the Snup gene encoding snurportin-1; translation: MATEVKDNLRRLNEKENGNQRAIFYKKPIKRDNYNLNIQNIDTPQELRRQRLLQFQKRCRDSAFNAGRGILEEAFNSEEELDEDMEIDESYKKRNYSFKRHKCYANQLMMSEWMLDVPQDFVEKWIIVPCPEGKRTLVVACKGITKAYNKRGNRLGKFYSALPGGNPSGHRGNCTIIDCIWIKQQKVYYVLDVLAWCNQSLVNCDTEFRFFWLKSQLQEIKELQERNMPMNTFPILSLPNISCSLNISSELATLPNLPPLDGLLFYHRDGQYTKGRTPLVTWLKPFMLTEVLGIFIPAPLDEKPDGYIDFKYYILSSKAKKRKEEVETQTQMDIAD
- the Hook gene encoding hook microtubule tethering protein produces the protein MDDQQLNNLIKWLDTFDIEAPHSSAEDISDGVALADALAQIAPEWFTAVWRAKIKSDVSSNWRLKVSNLKKIIEAVIEYYIECLNQQLSGYVKPDATRIGEHCDKHELHRLLQLILGCAVNCNQKQQYITRIMGMEETVQQAIMQSIQELESNMNGPRLSLGTSLNFESLDVADGIQQRLIAELQLTADMKEQLAQRCHELDQQLSLLQEEKAALVAENKKLQERLDEFENPEESGSIIKYSGLRKQVEALKDELFKVETSRDDYRLKVELLEKEVFELQSKQEDLQKAADEANHLKDEIDALKETADKVSKYELTIESYKKKMEDFSDLRRQVKILEDKNLEYLQSKIDYEEESKRTNMLRNHLEVCKQQLAEVHHKLDEQINKCDKLEFEGKKMEAKLSTLQRERDRLIVERDALKETNEELKCTQLQAAENMMKPSTDSTVANAEMIPLEIKEKLLCLQHENKMLKLKQKGSEDKLPTVQALIEDSEERLKKFRDQNRKANQRILELENKLEEALGNQTSGSNKIDSTNLAQKVTQLQCELRKAHAEKERLILQIEERDNTLQIQRQKVFALYETISRKEYDIAALEKRYKKHVEKAKSVIKCFDPKQSSSSPNVVAVLRNQILEQRKIMEEMERSLKESKLIKEMEEKLMTSAVYRLTLTLHREAIDQRFAALQPQGQSFLARQRQPSARHNLPYNSK